In Acipenser ruthenus chromosome 6, fAciRut3.2 maternal haplotype, whole genome shotgun sequence, the following proteins share a genomic window:
- the LOC117410604 gene encoding collagen alpha-1(X) chain-like codes for MELQVTRVLLLLLSLSTAHGGAYYGKSDTKGPQYQPYNVKSQVEPMVGEPGPPGEPGERGPTGHPGPPGKPGYGVPGVQGPPGPAGPPGHSAAGKPGSPGTPGKPGEQGVPGEKGETGPQGSQGPRGLPGSPGTPGPAGLSSPGKPGPQGMPGAPGSQGSPGVKGHQGPPGMQGPKGENGYGVPGAQGERGPEGPAGPGGRPGTPGVGKPGKPGYPGEPGKQGMPGLDGSPGPMGMPGQKGSAGSPGPMSTGKPGENGAPGMPGPTGPAGPPGPAGVSGSPGLPGYGKSGLPGLKGERGASGVPGAPGLKGEQGSAGHSGEPGSTGPAGPPGPQGQRGFPGETGQAGSKGEAGQMGQPGHKGFKGAQGSQGLEGKPGYPGPPGPVGPRGTSGPSGVKGDTGTAGSPGLPGQPGSPGSKGNAGQPGEPGSSGQDGIPGSRGPSGPPGPAGAPGLKGHPGIPGKAGPAGIAAKGVPGPMGPPGFPGARGSDGRPGTPGLPGPPGPAGEMIYQKSIKSAQMQVAPISAFSALLSKAYPHEEAPIQFDNILYNAQQHYDPSTGIFTCRIPGVYYFAYHVHVKGSNVLVALYKNGSPVMYTYDEYKKGYLDQASGSGILHLQEDDQVWVQIPDDDSNGVYASDNIHCSFSGFLIGST; via the exons ATGGAGTTACAAGTTACAAGAGTCCTTCTGCTTCTGCTTTCCTTGAGCACGGCGCATGGGGGAGCATACTATGGCAAGTCTGACACCAAGGGACCTCAGTACCAACCATACAACGTGAAGAGTCAAG tgGAACCGATGGTCGGAGAACCGGGCCCCCCCGGTGAACCAGGAGAACGAGGCCCTACTGGTCATCCAGGGCCTCCAGGCAAGCCCGGCTATGGGGTGCCAGGAGTACAAGGCCCTCCTGGGCCAGCTGGACCACCAGGACACTCTGCTGCAGGAAAGCCTGGCTCTCCGGGTACTCCAGGCAAACCTGGTGAACAAGGCGTTCCCGGGGAAAAAGGAGAAACTGGACCTCAGGGATCTCAAGGGCCCAGGGGGCTCCCAGGATCTCCTGGAACTCCTGGACCTGCTGGCCTCTCTTCTCCAGGAAAGCCAGGGCCACAAGGCATGCCAGGTGCACCAGGCTCACAAGGGTCACCAGGAGTAAAGGGACATCAAGGTCCTCCAGGCATGCAAGGCCCAAAAGGAGAGAATGGATACGGAGTCCCAGGGGCTCAAGGAGAGAGAGGCCCTGAAGGGCCAGCAGGTCCGGGTGGGAGGCCAGGGACCCCTGGCGTGGGTAAACCTGGTAAACCTGGGTACCCAGGGGAGCCAGGGAAGCAAGGAATGCCTGGTTTGGATGGGTCGCCTGGACCCATGGGCATGCCAGGTCAAAAGGGTTCTGCTGGGTCACCAGGGCCAATGAGTACAGGAAAGCCAGGAGAAAATGGTGCCCCAGGTATGCCTGGTCCAACTGGGCCAGCAGGTCCACCTGGACCTGCAGGAGTGAGTGGGAGTCCAGGGCTTCCTGGTTATGGTAAATCAGGCCTGCCCGGGCTTAAAGGGGAAAGAGGGGCATCAGGTGTGCCAGGTGCACCTGGTCTTAAAGGAGAACAGGGGTCAGCCGGGCACTCAGGGGAACCAGGGAGCACTGGGCCAGCAGGCCCACCAGGGCCTCAGGGCCAAAGAGGGTTTCCTGGGGAAACTGGACAGGCAGGGTCCAAAGGTGAAGCTGGTCAAATGGGACAACCAGGGCACAAGGGTTTTAAAGGTGCTCAAGGTTCACAAGGCTTAGAAGGGAAACCAGGGTACCCAGGACCACCTGGCCCAGTGGGTCCCAGGGGGACCTCGGGGCCATCAGGTGTGAAGGGTGACACAGGAACAGCAGGTTCTCCTGGTCTCCCAGGGCAACCAGGCAGTCCAGGGTCTAAAGGCAATGCAGGCCAACCCGGCGAACCAGGATCAAGTGGGCAAGATGGGATACCCGGCTCAAGAGGACCCAGCGGTCCACCTGGGCCTGCAGGTGCGCCTGGTTTAAAGGGGCATCCTGGTATTCCCGGGAAAGCAGGGCCTGCCGGTATCGCAGCTAAAGGAGTGCCAGGTCCAATGGGTCCCCCTGGGTTTCCCGGAGCAAGAGGATCAGATGGTCGCCCTGGAACTCCTGGTCTTCCAGGACCACCCGGCCCTGCAGGAGAGATGATATATCAGAAGAGTATAAAATCTGCACAAATGCAAGTGGCTCCCATATCTGCTTTCAGTGCCCTGCTTAGCAAGGCTTACCCACATGAAGAAGCTCCCATTCAGTTTGACAACATCCTATATAATGCACAGCAACACTATGACCCTTCCACTGGAATCTTCACATGTCGCATACCGGGAGTCTACTATTTTGCATACCACGTGCATGTTAAGGGGTCTAATGTTTTGGTTGCGCTGTATAAAAACGGTTCCCCAGTAATGTACACCTACGATGAATATAAGAAAGGTTATCTGGATCAAGCCTCAGGAAGTGGTATCCTCCACCTTCAGGAAGATGACCAGGTGTGGGTTCAGATTCCAGACGATGATTCCAACGGTGTCTATGCCTCCGATAACATTCACTGCTCCTTCAGTGGATTCCTGATTGGCTCTACGTGA